The genomic interval CCAACATCCTATTTATGGATGAAACAGGCTTTTACCAAAGACAAAGCTATCATCGTAGCTGGTCACCGGTTGGCACACCTTGCTATGCTAAAATGGATGCCAATAAAGGCAAACGCTTAAATCTTATTGGTGCAATGAGTATGGCTGAATTTAAACTGATTGCACCTGTGACCTTTGAAGGTGGGTGTAAGCGTGATACGGTAGAAAATTGGCTTCACACGCTTGGTCAATCTTTGCCTAAAGATGAACTCGACAGCTACCCACAGCGTTTTTTAATCATGGATAATGCGCGCTTTCATCGGGGTGGTGATTTAAAACAGATTGCCGAAAAATACAACTTAACGTTACTGTACTTACCACCTTATTCTCCTGAGTTAAATCCTGTGGAGAATAAGTGGGCAGTGGTTAAGCAAAAGGTAAAACTCTCGATTAATGACTTCGATTCGCTTCATGATTGTGTTAAATACTGTTCAGTTTAATTTAGGGTTTACTATATAGCAAAAATGCCAAGCTAATCACCAATGTGCCAATGGTAAAATTGCGGTCTTG from Moraxella osloensis carries:
- a CDS encoding IS630 family transposase; translated protein: MAFWFGLTNILFMDETGFYQRQSYHRSWSPVGTPCYAKMDANKGKRLNLIGAMSMAEFKLIAPVTFEGGCKRDTVENWLHTLGQSLPKDELDSYPQRFLIMDNARFHRGGDLKQIAEKYNLTLLYLPPYSPELNPVENKWAVVKQKVKLSINDFDSLHDCVKYCSV